A region of the Paenibacillus sp. J23TS9 genome:
TGTTACAGGTAAATTACCAAAATATCTTGCTGTCGATTGTGCTTGTATGACCCCTTTTGTTGTGATTGGGACATCCCCAATTGCCCTTTCTTTTATAGCATGTCTTACAAGATAGAAAGTCGCGCTCATATTTCAGACCTCCCTACAATTGTGCCACTGTCATATTTTACATCATTCAATTATATAATAGCTCACTCTTGCACTCCATATTTTCTTGATTGTTAAATCCATCTTCCCTCATGAAAAAGAGCCCTGGATAAGCCAGGGCTTTTTCAATCACATTTTATTGTGTCGTACCATCGGCCTTTGCGCTTGTCTTCACGATTCTGATATTGCTCATCGGTGACAGATTGCCGGCCGCATCATAAGCAGCCACAAAATATGAATAGGATGTGTCTGGAGTCAAACCCGTATCTTTAAACTGGAGGTCCTTCGTTTCAGTAATAACGGTATTATTCCGGTATACCTTGTAGCCTGCAACCCCCATGAGATCCGATGATGGTGTCCACTTCAACTGGATAGACGTACCGGATACTGCTTCAGATTTCTCTAATGTCGGTTGAACCGGAGCTTGCGTATCTGTAAGGGTAGGTGACCACCAATTACCGGACACGACAATCATACTCAGCAGCCGAAGCGTATTGCCGAAATATACATCTTCCTCTGTTGAAACAGCCGCATTATAATCCCATAAACGGTTTAGCCAGGATTGATTGGAGGAATCGAGCATCGCCCCAACCATCAATGGAGCAGTAAAGGACAGATCCGGATAATCCTCAAGCGGTGCAGAACCGTCCAGCTTATAGCCCGCAAGAATCTTCGAGGGATCATCCTTGGTTGTCTTACGAATCCAACCTGTCAGCGTATTCAGCTGTTCTTTTGCCCGCCCATCTCCTGTTATTAAAGCATCCGTCCCGATCCGCCATGGTGTGCGGGATGAATTATAGCTGTAATCTCCATCGGTTTCAGCTTCTAGAAACTCTGGATCAGCAGGAGCATAGCTTCCGTTCTTCTTCACCACAAAATCAGGAAGCAAACCTGCTTTCGGACTGAACTTCGTGAAGAGTTCACGGCTTACCTCGTAGGTCTTGTCAATGACAAGCTCCCAATTGCGATCACCGGAAACCTGCATGAAATCCTTGAGGTGCTGCAGCATAAAATCAGAGGGACGCGTCGCACTGCCGTATTTTACATCGTTATCCTCTGCCCAGTCAGCCAGCTTTAATGTCCACTCGGTATGATTAACATCATTTTTCATAATGGCTTGAATCACTTTTTTGGCTTCTGCCAAATAATTAATCTTACCGCTGCTTCCCCATTGACTGTCCGCCAACAGCAGGGCGTATGCGATATCCATATCTCCGTCCGTCGCGGAATCCACCCCATCCACATCTACGATGTCCTTGCCAGTGTCACCCTGTTTCCAAGCCATGAGGTCCGGGTTGATGCTGCTAGGATGGGCTCTGAAATAGCGATACAGTCCGTCAAAATACGATTTGGCCTGAGGATCTTGACCTGCCATGTATGCCGTAATCAGCATCCCATAACCATGTGCTTCAGAGACGGTAGTTGCATCATAATCTATATCGAGAGCATCATCATGCTCTTTTTCGAACCAGTCTCCATCGGCATACCACACATAATACTGTGACGGGTCCGATGACTTCAGATACGGATTCGACTTCAAATATTTTTTCTTCCATTCGTTATAGAGGCGGGTTACCGTCGCATCGATTTGAGTCTCACTCTGATGATTCGGTTTGATCGAACCAGCCGCGTAAGCCGTATGCTGCGGGAATGGCTTTACAGCTCCGCTGCCCAGGAAAGACGCTTTTGTCTTTGCAGCGATTACAGCCGTAGAACGTGATTCTGATCCGTTTGTGCCGAAAGCCTTGACCGTATATTGATACACGGTTTCCGGCTGTAACCCGATATCCTGGAAAGCGGTGCCTTCCGCTGTACCGGCCAAATGACCATCACGATATACATGGTAGCCTGCCGGCTGCAAACCGCTCGATGCGTTCCAGGACAAGTTGATCTGGAATGGAGTCATACCCTTGCCTTCCAGCTCCGATGGAGCAGATGGCGGTTCATTTCCTGAAGCAATGCTTTGGGTACCCACCTCTACTTTATCCGAATTATCTCTTACACCAACGGCACGGATGACCAGATGGTACTGAATCGCAGGATCAAGATTGTCAATGGTGAGACTGTATTGATCATTGCCCGATTGAACCGGTACATACTTGCTCCAGTATTTGCTGATTTTATCGTCCTTCTCATAAATACGGAAACCTCTGACCCGTTCTTTCCCGGATGAAGGTGCTTTCCATGTGACGATCGCTTTGCCGTCTTTCACCTCCACCGCGGCTTGCTCCACAGGTGCTGGTTTAGTGTCAGTCCGCTTAATACCGTAATGATCATATACGCCAAGTCCGTCTTTACTATAACCAGCTTTGCCTTCATCCGCGACTGCTGCTGTCATGGCATCAAACTTCAATACCTGATCCGAGATGGAGACATCGGTGAACATTTTCTTCTCAGGCTGCTCGTCAATGGCTGCAAAATAATCATCATACGGAACTGGCTTGCCGTCCGCACCGATGATCTCTTCCGGTTCACCATCGGCGCCGGCTTTATACTGGTTGTTCTTGTAATAGAACTTGTTGCCAAGCGCATTGGACATGAGATAGACCGTTCCTTTAGGATCTATAACGTTACCTTCCACGTCCTTTTGCAAATCCTTGGGATCAACCACTTTATCCCCATACATCTGGAACGATCTCATATACATATGGTCATGCGCTTCGAATACCATATCGATGCCAAGCTCATCAAATAACGGAATCAAGTTCTTTTTATAGAATTGTATACGCTGATCTTCCCATTGGGCCGAATTATCTCCAGCTGCATATGGCGACTTATGGAAGGTGACGAATTTCCACTTGGCATCGCTTTTTGCTACTGTATTACGCATCCAATCCACTTGATTCCAGAACTGCTCATGCTTGTCATCATCCCAATCTACTGAGCCGTCTTCCTTCAGCTTGCCGTCAAACTCCGAATTAAAGACCATGTACAGCGCATCCCCATATTCAAAAGAATACACGGACCCGTCGTGAGTCGCCTTGACCACGTTGCGCGGCAGGTTGAAATGATTATAGAAATTATTGTTGGGCGTCGTTTCATCTCCGTCCCAATCCGAGACCTCATGTCCGCCCAGCACCGGTACAAAAGGCACATTGAGCAGCTGATCTTGGGCTACGCCCAACAGCCACTGCCACTGCTCCTCTAAGTCACCGTTATCGACCAAATCTCCTGAATTAATGAGGAATTTGGGACTGCCAATATGATTATTCGCTTTCTTGAACGTATCTGCCCAAGGTTCAAACTCTGCTTTATTGGAAGCCTGCGAGTCCGAGCCTACGATAAATCGATATGGCTGTGACTTTTCTGTATCGGTGGTAAAGGAGCCGACTGCGCTCCACTCCGTTCCATTGCCCACGCGGTACTTATATGTAGTTCCTGGTATTAGCCGGTCCGCCGTCACCTTATGACTGTAAAATTTCGTTTTACTGCCGGTAGTTCTGTCTTCCTTCGTCATGTAGGTTGAAATTTCTTCAGCGGAGCCGCTGTATTCCTTTGCAGCAGCAGCCAAAAATTCCTTTTCCTGCATGCGGGAAGCTTCTATCAACTGAATTTTTGTCTCGGTCTTGATGTCCGTATACCAGGCAAAAGCGAGACTGGTTTTCGGATCTCCGTTAAACGTCATATTGATCAGCTTCGGCATCGTCGGGGAATCCTGCACAGTAAAGCTCCAGGTAAGATCGCGCGCCAGCAAAATTCCGTCATCCCCTTTGATGGCTGACTTGCCGATGAAAACTTTATATTTCGTACTGTATGTCAGGGGGGTATGCTGAATCTGCAGCAGATTTCCGTCGGTGATTTCAAATTTGAGACCAGGTGCTGGTTGCCCCTGTTCATCCGTTACACGGATGTCCTGCTCATCTGCTAGATTCACCTTTTTGCTAAACTTGATCTTCAGCGGATCAGCAGCTGATGCTTTTTCTGCCTGATCCAGGGGGCTGTGGGTCAAATCCAGCGTTGGATGTATAGGCTGTTTTCCTTTAATAGGCTCACCTGTTACCTGAATAATGCGGATGCGGCTGGATCCCCCTCCTCCAATGCCGGATGGATTTTCGTCCGTATTGGTAGCCTTATTGGCACTCACTATCCAGCGGATGAACAGAAGCTCCTTATCATCTGCTAATGGCAGGGCGAGATTCTTCAATTTGCAAGACTGCTTAGGGCAGTCATAGCTCGATGCGGTATTCATTTTCACGTTACCGTTCGGCACATCCGTCCAATTGGAGAGATCCGTACTCGTCTGAATCTTGAATTCATTCGGACCGGACCCGGATGAGCTTTGCTCAGAGGAAAGCTTAATTTGACTGTATCCAGCCGTTGATAAGGTTGCCAGCCAGTATTTCTGACCTTCCTCCGGATCCCAGCCTTGATAGCTCAGATCATGTGCTTCATCATCATAGTATTCAAAGGTACCGCCCACATTTTGCAGAACGGACGAGGATTGGTATTTCCCACCGGTAGCCATGTGAACCCCTTGCTCACCCTTGTCCTTAAACATCCATTCAGCCAGAACTGCAGCGCTTTTGCTTATGGCTCCACTCTGGAGATTCCCCGTTCCATTCGCGTATATGTTTCCTTGAAATGGCCAGGCAAGCAGAGCGAGAGCGGTTAACAATAAGGCCGTCTTGCTCCAGGCAGTTCTGCTTTTATTCCTAGTCCTCATTTTTTTACCCCTTCCCCTTTATAATTAAAGCGCTTTAACTTTTGGGTTAGCAAAACACTTGCCGTTTAACGATAAGCAACACTCCCTTCCCATGGCAGGACAATCAGATATCCCGTTATTGATAATATAGCGTATATGCTCAGTCCAATTCTCGATATATTGGATTCAGTTACTTCGCTTTTCTACCTTTATTGTTGTTATTTTTGCAGAGCAAAGTAAAAGAAGCAGCAGTAGGCCACTTCTTCTCTTTAGTAATCAGGTGAAATAGCATGCTCAAATCTGTGAATGCCGAAGTCCTTGACTGATGAATGGAGAATAGCTTCCCGTAACGGGTTAAGATCTGGCGTAAACCGGACATCAATGCCTAAATTCATTAAGTGCTGCAAAGAATTCCGAATCTCGGTTCTTTCGACAGGTTTTACCATTTCCCTGGAAATAAAATAACCAGCTGTCTCATCAAACAGCTCAAAGGTTTCCAGCGGAAGCTCATATCGGTACAATGTGGTTCCCATGATACTCCTGTACCAGCCGGTTTCCAGTGTTAAGACACTGTTAGATGATGTATGTCCAAAAAATCGAATCTCGTCTTCCTCTGAGATCCCGTCATGCCTCGTATATACAATCCGAGGATGAAATATTCCGATATTCTCTTCCTCGCTAAAATGGTAAAGTTTCATGCACCCTCCATTTTTGTTGTTCTAAATGTGAGTTCTATCTAGGATACGTTCTTCAAGCAGTTTTGTATCTGTGATATTTTCGATATCCGGCTCTATACGAACGGAATCATGCCGTACCAATTCCCCATTTTGGTAGGTGCAGGTATGATCATAGCAATGTTCATCAAACAGGATTTTTTCAAGGCTCTTTGGAATGTTATATACAATACCCCGGTTATCCGGATGCAAAATCCATTCAAGCTCTTTCCAGTCCAAAATACCTTCGTCTGTCTGGATCGGAGTCGGATAATGAAATTCTTCAGGCAGCTCTGCCATGTAGGTATACATACCGCCTGTTTTTCTGGAATCGGTTAACCACGTAACCAAGCCTTTGAAATGCAGACGTCCAGGAACAATACCCGTCCCTTCCATTATTTCTCTTAACATGGACTCTCTCGGAGTCTCCCCCGGCTCCAGTTTTCCGCCCACACCATTCCACATGCCCATCCAGCTTGACTTGTTGCGATTGAGAAGAAGGATCCGGTCACCCTTTTTTATAAAACAAATCGTAAATGCAATCATATGGATCTACCTCTTGGTTTTATTTATGTTATTTCTTAGAAATCAGGCACTTTTGTATAAGAGCTCATAATGCTCAACCGTCGGAAACGGATCATAATAATGATGCAGCAGTGCTTTCCATTCCTGGTATTCAGGCGATTCTCTAAAACCTACCGTGTGATCTGTAAGCGTCTCCCATTTGACGAGCAGGATGTATTTATTGGCTTCCTCCATGCACTTGTGTAGTTCATGCTGGATGTAGCCTTTCATACCGGAGATGATCGCTGATGCCTGCGCAAAGCTCTTCTCAAAATTCTGTTCTTCTCCCGGGATTACTTGTAAAATAGCAACTTCAAGTATCATTGAACACCTCGATCCAATTTTCACAACATACATTACTCCATAAATGCCTGCGGATATGTTAAATCCCTTTGATGCGGCCTAGTGCACCGTCTTGCAGCTCATTAAAGTCACTATTCAGAATCGCATACATCTTCTGGTCGATAAATTCATCCTTGATCTTCAGCTGGCGTCTTAATATCCCTTCAAAGGTCATACCTATTTTAAGCAAAACCCGTTCCGAAGCCAAATTATCCGCATTACAGCGTCCTTCAATCCGGTTAAGTCCTAATTCTTCAAATCCGTAGCGGATCATTGGCAATGCAGCTTCTGACATGATGCCTTGCCCCCACCAGTCACAATGAAGCGCAAATCCGACCTCTGATAGTCTGTGCAGTGTATCAAAATGAATAAATCCGACACGCCCAATGAATGTACCGGTCGCCTTGTCGATGATCCCCCAGTGAAAAGCCTGACCATGGTCCATTTTTGCCTGGAGCCCGGATAAATAAGAAATGGAATCTTCAATGGTGATGTGAGCATTCCATATCGTATGTTTTGCCGCCAATGGATTGGATGCTAATGAGAAATATTCTTCAGCATCCTCCACGCTCAATTTCCGTAATAATAAGCGCGACGTCTCCATTAAAGGAGTAGAATCAAATATCTCATTTATACGCATCAGACTTCATCCTTTAATGTTTTTTCATAACCAGACAGCGGGCTAATTACCAGCGATCATCGCATAACACGACGGAGGTCTCGATCTGACGTTCCGGTACGTTCCAATATTGACGCAGCAGTATTTCCTTCTCTTCCTTGGACACCAATCGGAACCCATTCTTTACATAAAATCGGATTGCCCACTCCGCTGATCCCCAGGTTCCTATGAGGACAGGCCTATCCGATTGCGAGATAAGATGATGAAGCAGCTTGGTTCCGATGCCACCGTTACGCTGCCGGGTCCTTACATACGCATGTCTGATCAAGGATACGTCCCCTTTATCCTGGATTCCCATCACACCAACGATTTCGCCATCTTCTTCATATCCCCAAAATACAACGCCATCCTCCATTTCCCCCATTAATTCTTCAGCTGGCATATAGGGCTCATGATAGCGATCTTCCGGGATAATTCCTTTGTAAGCTTGCGATGCGTCATTGATAATCTCATAAATCACTTGTTGGTCTTGGCGGCTGCATAAACGAATCATGGTTATTCCCCTCCAAATTGAGATTCAGCGAACAACGGACTGCCTTTTTCAGAAAACAAGCTCGCAGTCATGATGCTCCCATACATCAAACAAATTACCATCCGGATCTTCCAGCACAAAAAACTTGCCATATTTGCCTTCATCCGCTATATTTCCGACCTTTACATTCTCCGAATTCAAATCGCTATGCAGGGATTCAATATCATCCGTAAAGAATGTGATGACCCATCTCTTTTGGTTATTCACTTCAAAGGTTGCTCTTGAATTGTTATCGCTTTGGATCAGATCCAATATCGGGCGATTCCCCCGGAACAAACTTAAGTAGCCTTCTCTCTGATTGCGGATATTGAATCCGAAATGCTTCACATACCACGCTGCGGAACGCTCCATATCAGAAACCGGAATAACATTATATGCAATTCCTAAAATCCTACCTTCGTTCATCATAATTACCTCCCTTACTACATAAGTCTCAGAAATAAGACGTATAATTGCTGCTCTCATTCTGCTGATGCATACTTTCCCTCATGATCACCACTTCATAATTATACCTTCCGTTCCAAATAAGGGGAATGCTTTAACTGGATAAAGACTGTAAAAATATGCTTCATTATAAGAAAAAGAGCGGCAATGACCGCTCTTTTATTACTCCAATCTCCTTCACCATCAGATGATGAATGTCATTGTCCATGAAGCCGCTCTTTTTTAGGACTGAGTCACGCTGATGTCTTCTTGGAATATGGATAAGTTTCTAAAAAAGTGCAGCTTATCATCGATATAATCGTCGCCATAATCAATGCTGCCGTGGATATGTGGATCTTTAAGGCATAAGCCAAAGAGCCATAATTGGCGAATTGCCACAAATACCGGCACTGACTGAAGATCATTTTCGCTTAGTGCTCTGATGGATTGATATCCCTTGATAAAAGCACTCCACAGCAGATCCAGCTGAGCAGGGTCATGTCCTAATCTTACTTCCCGGGCGAGCCTGAATTCAGCAATATCATAAGCGCGCCAGCCGTAACCGCATAAATCAAAATCATAATGTGTCATCGTCAAATCATCCATGTAGCTGACATTCGTATTTCCATGCAGATCCCCGTGACAGATGCCCCAGTCCAAGGTATTCAGCTCATGTTCACGAAGACTATTTTCAAGTCTTGCTGCAATTTGTTTAAGTTCCTGAAAATCCTCTGGGCGATGCTGCATATGCGGTTGAACGGCTTCCAGCGTTTGATGTATCAAATAATCCAGGGTCAGTTCTTGTCTGCTGCTGGTCGTATGGAAAGAATCACTTTTCAGATGAATCTCGGCAACAGCTTGACCAAACCGTTCACTGATTTCCTCCGTATCGATACCTTTTTCAGTTCCCTCCGCAAAGGTAAAGAGTACCGCATAGCGAGTTCCTTCCGGAGCTTGAAGTTTTTGAATAAGATTGCCCTGCTGATCCGGAATCGGAAGCGATACAGAAATGCCGTTCTGGTCCAAATGATGAAGCAGCTCCAATTCAAAAGCAACCTCAGACTCGCTTCCCCTCCAGTCACCGCGGTATACTCTGAATACATATTTCTTTTCCGGTGTCGTCACGAGATAAGTATCATTCATGCCTCTTAAGAGGTAGCTAGTACGAGTATTATTGTTCAGATGATATTGTTTTTTCAAATAATCATTAATAGCTTGATCAGATAACGTAGAATACGATACCGGGAATAACATCTATGAACACATCCTTTAGTTAAGTGTCGAAACCTTGCTGCTTCCATTTCAAAATGATAAAACGGTTGACGACGGCCAAGACCCCAAAAATCACGGCAAAGGTTACGAAGCCAGAACCGATGAAACACAGAACAGCCGCTGCGAACAAAATAGCTTCAATGAAAAGCACAACAAATAATGGAACGCGAACCGGGGCTTTCGGTGATATGAATAACCCCCAGGCGACTGCTGCAAGGATTGGTAAACCGATACCCAGAACAATCTGCATGAATACGCCCAATTGCACATGCAATCCCCAATAACATAAGGAAAACAATAAAATAAGCTCCAAAATAAATCTCAATAAAAGGTTTAATATTTTTAACGTATAGATCACCGTCTCTATATTTTCTGGGCGCTGAAAAACAAAAACAAAGGAATTCTCATGCGCCGCTCGTAAGTTTCGTTATGCTGGAAGTTCGCTTCATCGGGCCTGGATTCTCTAAGGCTGGTTATATTAAAGCCCGCATGTTGGAGCGCCGAATAGGTATCCTCAATCGTTCTGTGGTATTTTACCGCTGTTCCACCAAGCCACTCCTGCTTACGAATTCCCGTATGGAAATACTGGTCGACGATCCAATTCTGCTTCATGCCTTCCTCTCTTGGAAGTCCATAGGAGGATGTCATCACGGGATGCTCAACGGAGAAAACAAATCTACCACCGGCCATCAGGGATCGATATACCTTTTTAAAAATCGCTTCAACATCCTCTATGTAATGCAGAACAAGCCTGGAAATGACCATATCAAAATGCGAATCCGGAAAATCCCAATCCTCAATTGCAGTATATATAATCTCGGTTTTCGATCTTCGTATTGTCTTCTTCGCTTCTTCTACCATATTCGCCGAGCCTTCAATTCCGGTATACGAAACAGCTCCTGCATCGAGAAGCTCATTACCGAATGAGGCATCCCCGCATCCCAAATCCAGAATTCTCAGTCCGGACACATTGCCAATCAACTGAAGTATAATCGGCTTTTCCATGGTATCGTTGGCATTTTCAGTCCAGCTTCTTCGATCCAAATACCTTTTGAAAATCAACGCATCATCATAAAATTCGGAACCTCTGTGCTTCACTCGATCTCCTCCAGGTTGGCATTTTCACATGAAGTAATTTGATTTTTCCAGGAAAAATAACCGATACACAACATAACCCGCAGAAGCACCGATAACATTTAATATGACATCATCAATATCACCTGTACCTACCTTGAGTACGGTCTGCATGATCTCCAGAATAATGATAGAGCCGGTAAACCAAACAAAAAACACGCTGTACCTTGTTAATTTTTTGAAGAGATAGGGTAACACCAATCCGAATGGAAGAAAAACCCCGACATTACCGGCTAAGTTAATGATCGTCGTTCCAATGTTATGCTGATTCACGTTAAACATATAACTGAAAATAGTATTGAACGGAACCAGATTATAACTGATTTCGGGGTGAGCGGTTCGGCCAAATCCCCGAAACATCCAATATAGCAAGCAGGCACTGTATCCGGTAAAAAAAATCCATACGAGAACGTTTATGATTTTGTGGTTGTTTCGATTCAAAGGCTATCACCTGCTACAACAGATTTTGAACGATCGGAGTCCCTGCTTCCAGCCTATTTCGGCTCTCTTGTATGTATTTCTGCGTCCAATCATTGAGGCTCGAAAAATCAAAGCTCCGATACATTCCTACGTAAACGATAATTTCGCGCAGTCTCAGAAATAACTCCATATGCTGTAATGAATCTGCGTGAATCGAATGTTGCCTTTCGTATCCCCTCAGAAAATGCTTCATGAACCTCCGCGCCTGATCATGTCGCTGTTCAACTCCTGTCAGGTCTATCTTCTTAAGTTTTGAATCGGCTTCTCAAGGGTGTACAGTTCATCGTCGATTTGAGCCATTTTTTCGGTAATTAATGCTCTTGTATCTTCGATCGCCTGGTTATAAATATAGGGTCCGAGCTCACTGATCATAAAATCGATTAATTGCTCCGCTCCCAGCTGTCCGATGCTTTCGGAACGTTCCTCTTCAAAATAAGCCTGAACACTTTGGGCCAGCTCTATTTTTTGTTCTTTAGGCAATTTGATAGACATCATAAAATAAAAACCTCCTTATAAGTTAAACATTTATATTTTCCAATGTAATAGGGCAATTCCAAATGACCTGCTCCTAGCTTTCCTGGCTGTATTTTTTAGCCTGCCTCAATACACTTTGCACAAATTCCGCCTTTTCGTCGGAGTAAGCCAGTAATGTAGTTATTCCCTTTTGAATGGACTCACGTTTATGCATCGAATATTGTTCTGCCACTTGAGGATGGGTTCTGAGGTAATCACGAATTTGAATATTGTTGACCCACTGTTCCCCTTGGAAAATTACAACGGCCAAATTGAAGGAGTGTTCCGCGCGTTTACGAAAATATAACCGCCCTTCTACACCCGCTTCCCCAAAGCTCTCATAGTTACGCTGCTGCAGCTGGCGGAGTATTGATTCATCCAGTTCAAGTGAAGAAACGCCAATCAATATATCAATGATCGGTTTGGCAACCATGCCTCTGACCGAGGTGCTGCCGAAATGTTCGATTTCTACGGCATCAGTACCGAAGATATTCAGAAGTGCAGTCTTTTCATTTGTGAATACATCCGCCCAATGTTCGTCATAAGGGACCACCGTGATCGATTCGTCAATTTCCAAAGATCTCACCACCAATTGAATGCTCGATTTATCTATACCTTTTCACTAATCCACGCGAATATCTAATACCGCTTCATGCAGAATAGGCCGCAAATCCTTCAGCACATGATCCCTGCCTAAATGGACCGCATTCGTCAGGAACACGATAGTCACTTCATCTACTGGATTGATCCAGATACTCGTACCTGTATATCCTGTATGTCCAAAGCTGCCCATCGGCCAATGAGGGCCACATGAAAGTATTCCTTCCGG
Encoded here:
- a CDS encoding 8-oxo-dGTP diphosphatase, whose translation is MIAFTICFIKKGDRILLLNRNKSSWMGMWNGVGGKLEPGETPRESMLREIMEGTGIVPGRLHFKGLVTWLTDSRKTGGMYTYMAELPEEFHYPTPIQTDEGILDWKELEWILHPDNRGIVYNIPKSLEKILFDEHCYDHTCTYQNGELVRHDSVRIEPDIENITDTKLLEERILDRTHI
- a CDS encoding homoserine kinase; protein product: MNDTYLVTTPEKKYVFRVYRGDWRGSESEVAFELELLHHLDQNGISVSLPIPDQQGNLIQKLQAPEGTRYAVLFTFAEGTEKGIDTEEISERFGQAVAEIHLKSDSFHTTSSRQELTLDYLIHQTLEAVQPHMQHRPEDFQELKQIAARLENSLREHELNTLDWGICHGDLHGNTNVSYMDDLTMTHYDFDLCGYGWRAYDIAEFRLAREVRLGHDPAQLDLLWSAFIKGYQSIRALSENDLQSVPVFVAIRQLWLFGLCLKDPHIHGSIDYGDDYIDDKLHFFRNLSIFQEDISVTQS
- a CDS encoding VOC family protein produces the protein MMNEGRILGIAYNVIPVSDMERSAAWYVKHFGFNIRNQREGYLSLFRGNRPILDLIQSDNNSRATFEVNNQKRWVITFFTDDIESLHSDLNSENVKVGNIADEGKYGKFFVLEDPDGNLFDVWEHHDCELVF
- a CDS encoding GNAT family N-acetyltransferase; this translates as MIRLCSRQDQQVIYEIINDASQAYKGIIPEDRYHEPYMPAEELMGEMEDGVVFWGYEEDGEIVGVMGIQDKGDVSLIRHAYVRTRQRNGGIGTKLLHHLISQSDRPVLIGTWGSAEWAIRFYVKNGFRLVSKEEKEILLRQYWNVPERQIETSVVLCDDRW
- a CDS encoding GNAT family N-acetyltransferase; translated protein: MRINEIFDSTPLMETSRLLLRKLSVEDAEEYFSLASNPLAAKHTIWNAHITIEDSISYLSGLQAKMDHGQAFHWGIIDKATGTFIGRVGFIHFDTLHRLSEVGFALHCDWWGQGIMSEAALPMIRYGFEELGLNRIEGRCNADNLASERVLLKIGMTFEGILRRQLKIKDEFIDQKMYAILNSDFNELQDGALGRIKGI
- a CDS encoding antibiotic biosynthesis monooxygenase, encoding MILEVAILQVIPGEEQNFEKSFAQASAIISGMKGYIQHELHKCMEEANKYILLVKWETLTDHTVGFRESPEYQEWKALLHHYYDPFPTVEHYELLYKSA
- a CDS encoding class I SAM-dependent methyltransferase, which gives rise to MKHRGSEFYDDALIFKRYLDRRSWTENANDTMEKPIILQLIGNVSGLRILDLGCGDASFGNELLDAGAVSYTGIEGSANMVEEAKKTIRRSKTEIIYTAIEDWDFPDSHFDMVISRLVLHYIEDVEAIFKKVYRSLMAGGRFVFSVEHPVMTSSYGLPREEGMKQNWIVDQYFHTGIRKQEWLGGTAVKYHRTIEDTYSALQHAGFNITSLRESRPDEANFQHNETYERRMRIPLFLFFSAQKI
- a CDS encoding YrdB family protein, producing MIYTLKILNLLLRFILELILLFSLCYWGLHVQLGVFMQIVLGIGLPILAAVAWGLFISPKAPVRVPLFVVLFIEAILFAAAVLCFIGSGFVTFAVIFGVLAVVNRFIILKWKQQGFDT
- a CDS encoding DUF6886 family protein is translated as MKLYHFSEEENIGIFHPRIVYTRHDGISEEDEIRFFGHTSSNSVLTLETGWYRSIMGTTLYRYELPLETFELFDETAGYFISREMVKPVERTEIRNSLQHLMNLGIDVRFTPDLNPLREAILHSSVKDFGIHRFEHAISPDY
- a CDS encoding glycosyl hydrolase family 8 codes for the protein MRTRNKSRTAWSKTALLLTALALLAWPFQGNIYANGTGNLQSGAISKSAAVLAEWMFKDKGEQGVHMATGGKYQSSSVLQNVGGTFEYYDDEAHDLSYQGWDPEEGQKYWLATLSTAGYSQIKLSSEQSSSGSGPNEFKIQTSTDLSNWTDVPNGNVKMNTASSYDCPKQSCKLKNLALPLADDKELLFIRWIVSANKATNTDENPSGIGGGGSSRIRIIQVTGEPIKGKQPIHPTLDLTHSPLDQAEKASAADPLKIKFSKKVNLADEQDIRVTDEQGQPAPGLKFEITDGNLLQIQHTPLTYSTKYKVFIGKSAIKGDDGILLARDLTWSFTVQDSPTMPKLINMTFNGDPKTSLAFAWYTDIKTETKIQLIEASRMQEKEFLAAAAKEYSGSAEEISTYMTKEDRTTGSKTKFYSHKVTADRLIPGTTYKYRVGNGTEWSAVGSFTTDTEKSQPYRFIVGSDSQASNKAEFEPWADTFKKANNHIGSPKFLINSGDLVDNGDLEEQWQWLLGVAQDQLLNVPFVPVLGGHEVSDWDGDETTPNNNFYNHFNLPRNVVKATHDGSVYSFEYGDALYMVFNSEFDGKLKEDGSVDWDDDKHEQFWNQVDWMRNTVAKSDAKWKFVTFHKSPYAAGDNSAQWEDQRIQFYKKNLIPLFDELGIDMVFEAHDHMYMRSFQMYGDKVVDPKDLQKDVEGNVIDPKGTVYLMSNALGNKFYYKNNQYKAGADGEPEEIIGADGKPVPYDDYFAAIDEQPEKKMFTDVSISDQVLKFDAMTAAVADEGKAGYSKDGLGVYDHYGIKRTDTKPAPVEQAAVEVKDGKAIVTWKAPSSGKERVRGFRIYEKDDKISKYWSKYVPVQSGNDQYSLTIDNLDPAIQYHLVIRAVGVRDNSDKVEVGTQSIASGNEPPSAPSELEGKGMTPFQINLSWNASSGLQPAGYHVYRDGHLAGTAEGTAFQDIGLQPETVYQYTVKAFGTNGSESRSTAVIAAKTKASFLGSGAVKPFPQHTAYAAGSIKPNHQSETQIDATVTRLYNEWKKKYLKSNPYLKSSDPSQYYVWYADGDWFEKEHDDALDIDYDATTVSEAHGYGMLITAYMAGQDPQAKSYFDGLYRYFRAHPSSINPDLMAWKQGDTGKDIVDVDGVDSATDGDMDIAYALLLADSQWGSSGKINYLAEAKKVIQAIMKNDVNHTEWTLKLADWAEDNDVKYGSATRPSDFMLQHLKDFMQVSGDRNWELVIDKTYEVSRELFTKFSPKAGLLPDFVVKKNGSYAPADPEFLEAETDGDYSYNSSRTPWRIGTDALITGDGRAKEQLNTLTGWIRKTTKDDPSKILAGYKLDGSAPLEDYPDLSFTAPLMVGAMLDSSNQSWLNRLWDYNAAVSTEEDVYFGNTLRLLSMIVVSGNWWSPTLTDTQAPVQPTLEKSEAVSGTSIQLKWTPSSDLMGVAGYKVYRNNTVITETKDLQFKDTGLTPDTSYSYFVAAYDAAGNLSPMSNIRIVKTSAKADGTTQ